GCCGTTGGCCACGCTCAACGATGCGACAGCGGGCGACGCCGAGTTGCTCGGCAAGTTGCTGCTGGCCACGGCGGCGTACGCGAAGCAGGAGGGTTTTGCCGAGCAGGGCTACCGCACGGTGATCAACGCCAACGAGGATGGCGGGCAGACCGTGTATCACCTGCACGTGCACCTGCTGGCGGGGCGCCGCATGCACTGGCCGCCGGGCTGAGCATGGCGGCGCCGCATCCTGCACATGAGAACGCCGGCTCGAAGCCGGCGTTCTCATGTGCGCTTACGGTTTCGGTGCGGGCGGCGGGGGTGGCGGCCGCACCACGATGATCTGGCGGGGATAGTAACCGCCGTAGTAGGGATAACCGCCCCAG
This genomic stretch from Rhodanobacter thiooxydans harbors:
- a CDS encoding histidine triad nucleotide-binding protein, producing the protein MTDTIFSKIVRREIPADIVYEDDEVLAFRDLNPQAPVHVLFIPKRPLATLNDATAGDAELLGKLLLATAAYAKQEGFAEQGYRTVINANEDGGQTVYHLHVHLLAGRRMHWPPG